In the Malaclemys terrapin pileata isolate rMalTer1 chromosome 3, rMalTer1.hap1, whole genome shotgun sequence genome, CTTAACTAGTGGCAGTTTGGTGGCCTGCTTGAAGTGAATCTAGGTGAACTGACTCAGGTTCTCATGTGCACACAATGCTTTGAACACATATTGTACTGCATAAGGTATATGACTagtttttgaaaagttttcatgTCACAGGAATCACGGTGAGTTTGGCACCCTTGCCGGCAATTTCAGCAGAGACACTTAATGCCAAATATTCATGgaacttccctatctcacagggtgttttgaggataaatatattaaagattgtgagttgCTCATATACTGCAGTggtgggggccatataagtaccctAGATACACAGAAGAATTCAGTCTCCATTTCTGTAATtctagcatttttaaaaagtaaaaaaagataGAACACCAGCTCTATCTCCAAACAGCTGCCCTACCCAAGAATGTTATCCATTGTCATTCAACAGATGCTGCAGAGTTCTTCATTAAGTGAAATAAAGCATCCTACATATCATACTACCAGGACTGTGAATGTTCAAACTCAGGGCCTTATTAGTCATGGCACAGAAGGTTTTGCAATTCATTTTTGTGGGTTGGAGGCAAGGGGGTGGGAATGAGTTATTCCAATTACATAATGGTTTTGACAAATACAACTAGAAGACCCCATGATTGAGGATATGTCCATTCACAAGggggaaaataaaatacatttagtGTGGAGATAGGGACAAAGAAAATGGTGTGTTTAAGTGGAACATGTGCCAAGATCTGGGTGGCTCTAGGAGAAACAACTTCCAACATATCAAGTAATATTATCCTGGATTACTTTGGTTTTCTGAgcaggcaggaggctgggaggctGGCGGTACATGAGGGAAGGAGATATATTTGGCCACATAAGAAGTTTTCATTGTATGATATTCCTTaatgaaaggaaaatgtacaatAGCCATCACCATTAGCACCCAACCTATCTTAAATACGCAGGTGCATATGACTCCAGAGCACTGAGCACAAAGAATTGTAGGACTTGTCATGAAGCCAGATTAGAGACCGGAGCACCTGCTCTGGCTCTCGCCACTAAGTTAAGAATCAAAAGTATCTTTTATCCTTGGGTGATGTAAATGGTTTTGTGATGCTAGCAGTCCCATCAACTGATTTTTATGACTGTTGAGATAGCGAATCCAAAAGTCTGGGAAATGGTGGATGATAAGAATGTGCACCCCTTGGAGGCAACAAGAGAAGGATTAGCAGCCTTAAAAATCCACCCTGCAACAAagaaaaccacacacaaaaactgCAATAACACTAAACATTCTAAAGTTCATTGTTAGTTCTCACAGCATGTCATTACATCTCATCTGCCCTGATTCATTTAATTAGGCTGCAGGCTTTTAGGGGCAGAAACTTTGTCTCCTTACACATCTGTAAAGCACCCAGGACCAGATCATCAAAGGTacaatatttaggtgcctaacttccattaatttaatttttcgtTAATGTAagccaaaaagaaaacaaatctgtgcattcggggtctgactgatcgccatttttggggtcgggaaggaattttcctccagggcagattggccgagcctctggaggtttttcgccttcctccgcagcatggggcagggatctctagcaggagggtctctgccgattgaagtcacctaaaacaggattggggacttcaacagcagagtccagggaaggggtagggacggttttatggcctgcagcatgcagggggtcagactagatgatcataatggtcccttctgaccttaaagtctatgagaatccATTCATGTCCATGCTTCACAGAACGTTCAGCAGATGAGACTAGACTGAAAAAGGAAAACGGTagaactgtatttttaaaaatatttttacatccaCAGAGTTAGCACCAAATGCTGAATtagctaaagaaaaaaatattatttgttttttattaaaaagccTCCTTATTTCAATAACTTGAGTTAAGGTATCTGATTTCTTGCAGGACAtccactgccccaccccctttATATAAAACAATTATACAGGGAAACCTGTCTTGAGCAACTGATCACCCAAAGAAGCAGCAAAAATCAGTTTCTGGCACAGGtggtctttaattaaagattgaacAAAATTGCAATGGAAACCCTAGGGATACTTTACAATAGTCACTCACTTGAGAGGCACAGTGCAATGGGTCTGGTCTGAagttctttgaagtcaatggaaagactctcattgacttcagtgggttttggctcAGCGAACTGTTGCTAGATTTTCAGTATCTATATTGTTTACTTTCACTATGGAAGTAACGTTAATAGCACACTAACTAATTGATCAACACGATCCCTTATTAATGTTCACAATCAGGAATGGCTGTTCATATAACAAGAGTTAAGCATACATGTTAATATCATACTTGACCCAAAAGAGGAGCTGATCACCATTCCCATAAAGAAGAAGACCTCATTAAAAAGGCTACTGATAAAATTCAGCTGAGACAGGAAATGATGAGAATAGAGAGAGAACCAAGCCACAGATTTCTGAACATACAATCAGATGGCATCCAGTGTCCACCCCAGGGACACCTCCAGAGATAGATAGCTAGATATGGAATTCAAGAGCATGTGGGAGACACAAATAATGAATTTAAAGGAGCAAACCACATATAATTGCTTAAAAGTGAGCGAAGAGCATGAATGAGGAGAATGTATAAATTGCTCACACATTAAGATCTCTTAAACAAGCTCTAAGCAACTAAAGGCTATTGATAtgcaaggagaaaaaaataaaaattaaataaaaaccatCCACGCCTTTTTGACCAgccaaaataaacaaattaatgcAAATTAATTATACTTAGACCATTTATGGGACTTCACACCTTCAGAGTACAGAACACACGTTATTAATTAATTCCCTTCTCTTGATTCCAAAATGTGCTTTTGGAGGCTAACCCTGTTCAGCCCTGACCGCACAATTGCTTAGTAGACTGTTAGTGTAGTTCAAATCCTGACATGAGTCAGTGAAACCTCCAGTTCTTTGTACTGTATCCTCTCTATCActgattttaacaattttttgtAACAGAAAATTATCACTAGCTGTGGTAGAACGAAGATTCACCTCTGCTACCCTGCCATCCCTCGAATCAAACTACTCCTGGGTCTTTTAAGACAATGGAACAATTTCCCACCTGGCCATCGAACATGGCCTATTTCCCAGCACCACATCTCTAatcagggttgccaaccctctcaTATTGGTCAGGAGTCTACCAGAATCGGCATCAATCTCCCGGTGACAATTGAAAGtgatccgggagattttaataggtaCAGTACAATTAATGACATTACatcatgttgggggaaaaaatctcccggaatagcttcagtcagagttggcaaccttaTCCCTAATccttggctctctctctctctctctctctctcacacacacacacacacacacacacacacacacacacacacacacacacacacacacacacacaattttgctACCTGTCTGATTTTGACTAGGCTGCTCCATGTCCTATGGGACATCGAAAGAATCGCTAAACATCTTTGGGGTGTTCATTACAGAGCAACGCGATGGTATTCGAGATGCAGCATCACAATGTAACATCCCATGTTGATGTGACGTTGCATGACAACGCAGACATGACAGGAGGGCATGCTGAATGTGTTATGGAAAGCAAAGTCTAAAGCTGGGATTCTCAACCTTTATCTTTCTGAGCCGTCCTCCACAAAACATGCTAAAAGAATTCCATGGCCCACCTATGTCACAACTATTTTtgtgcatataaaagccagggccagcattagggggtagcaaggagGGCAATTGCCTGGTGTCCCACgcaaggccagctccaggcaccagagcaggaagcaggtgcttggggcggccattgGAAAGGGgaggtgtgacgttgtgcagtctatatggttttataaaaatataagtgaatataatgtaactgggatatgcttcatgcaaaaggtctcttgtaaggtatcattacaaaacttataatctactgagtgtgatcatcctatttgtataaatgtaccactcttgtatctaaaactagaaatataaaatataactctgaggcctattgtaattatgcaaagtgtgggccattaatggtggtttggaatcttgatgactcccattaatcaggaccattgtctgcagatggctgtttttTACCTGTGAgttttcctgtatatgtgtgctggaaagtgggtaatgaagtcttgcagtgacatgtgatcatgtcaccggaactggaatccatctttaacctggtgcttttccagtgaggggaggtggaaacccagagggacaaagggttcccgccttacgcaaaagatatataaaggggtggaacagaacaaaaggatagagaggagccatcatgaagaatcccctagctaccacctgagcaggaacaagagctgtaccaggggaacgaattgtgcccaggcctggaaggtgtctagTCTGAGGAAAacacttactgaagcatctctcagggtgagattatctgtattcagtttgattagacatagatttgcgcattttattttattttgcttggtgacttactttgttctgtctgttactacttggaaccacttaaatcctactttctgtatttaataaaatcactttttacttattaactcagagtatgtattaatacctgggggagcaaacaactgtgcatatctctctatcagtgttatagagggcgaacaatttatgagtttaccctgcataagctttatacagagtaaaacggatttatttgggtttagaccccattgggagttgggtgctaaagacaagcacccttctgtgagctgttttcaggtaaacctgcagctttggggtaagtaattcagaccctgtgtctttgttggagcagacaggagtgtctggctcagcaagacagggtgctggagtcccgagctggcaggggaaacaggagcagaggtagtcttggcacatcaggtggcagctcccagggggtttctgttatccaacccatcacaggcggcacgtccgggtcttcggcagcaattcggcggcgggtccctcagtccctctcggggggaaggaccggccgctgaattgccactgaagaatgaagtggcgcggtAGAGCagccaccgaagtgccaccgattgtggcttttttttttctctttgctgcttggggcggcaaaaaagctggagccggccctggccccacgcaaTGGGGgcactgtgaagctaagttgctcaggcttcagtttcagccccgggtggcagggctcagggccttgGGCGTCAACCGCATAGGGTGGGGCTTTGACTttctgccccgggccccagcacatCTAATGCTGGAACTGCAGACTCcatgaaacctgcttgcagccccccaggggggcctggagcactggttgagaaccactggtctaaagtaTGGTGCTTTTGCAGTTCAATGTGCCAACTGACGAGCTGTGGAGGGGATTTCCCTGCCTCTGGTTAAGTTTCATCCCTGTCTGGAAGTTGCTTAGCTATTCTTCTCAGGGATCATTTTTATTCCTCACAATAAATATACTTGCTGAACAGAAAGCGGTTGACAgattcataggttttaaggccaatatggaccattatgataatcgcGTCTGGCATCCTGCATAGCAACGAGGGAAGAGCCTCTCACAATAATAAGTGTTTTGCCTTTGGAATACACCAAGTTGCACAAAAAAGACTTGGTTTCAAAATAAAGGTTCCTGAGAAGAATGCCCAAATCCCACCTCCCTGTGCTTGAAGAGTGTGTGCGAGGGTGTGGGACGGCGTCACAAGGGATTATAAATGGAGCTGGTGCACTTGAAGCCCCGTTTTACCCTAGCTGCGGCTCCCAGATTATGACGACAGCAAACCCCACGCTGTTTTCAGGACACTTTAAGCATTGCCCCCACCTACCCAGGCATACAACCCTCTCCTGAgcaccccatcccctgctccactGTCACCGCTCCCTTTCAGGGCATTCCCAGCTAGAAAACAGccgctccccacccctcctgcactgctgACCCTGAGCGTGTCTGTAGCTCGGAGCCAGCCGTGCACGCCGCGCTGCTGTTAGGAAACGCGCGGCGCCTCCTCCTTGCGCTTTGCTTCTGCTCCCTCTCGCCTCCGCAAGGTGTCGCCTTTTGCAGAGGAAAAGCCTGTGCAGCAACCgctcttttaattatttatttacaatgtggggggaaggggcaggattaGGGAgagggacgggggggagggggaggcggagagcccctttatttatttactttgcaaTCTGCCTCCTCTGGGCAGCGCCGCTGTGGTgctcacacccctgcccccgccgGGCAGACTGGGTTGTTATTTGCACAACAACAGAATCAAGCCGACACCTTGGATTGAACCCTCCATAATGACTTCCTTTTTGTCCTGGCTGTGCCGGCGAAGCTCGCCGCCTAGATCTTCCCTTCTCTTATTAGCATCTGCTGCAAAATAAATCGCGCTGGCAACCCTGAATGGCTACAACTCTcttaaaaagggggtggggggagagatacAAAGGAGCAGGACCCTAAAGgcacccaccctcctcctccatgcTCCGTGCAAAGCACTGAATAGGCACATCACTGGTGCAATTACAACCCAAATCCCCCCCGCTCCCTTGCAAAGTGCATCCCCTCCCCAACTGCTCAGGGTGGCCGGGCGTGCATCTCGGATTATGCATTCTCTTtcgtattattatttatttgcaaaggGAATTGGACCTAATTCTCCTCGCAAAGCATAAAGAGCAAAGGGGCTTTTGGCGCCAAATGCCAGGCACCTCCCCTGCTTTTATGGAAATTAGGGAGGTGGGGTTaagcctctctctcctctctctttttcctccccgggtgtgtcaggtttttttttagttaataataTCCAAGAGCTTCAAAGCCAGCCAGTGACAGTCATCTGTCTGCAAGCAAAGGGTGAATGTGGAGGCTTAAGCCAGCCTTGGGGGACGAGCGGGCTGGCGCTCAATAAAGTGCAACATACAAGATcatctgcctcttttttttttcctgccctcctcccccttttgcAACACCACCCATCACCAAGGAGGAGGTAAgaagaggcagctgcagggaCCGCGGCTGTAATAAGAAGGGAGGGcaacaccaaataaataaataaaacctcacGTTGTATTGGAGTTGCAAAACTAGGGAGGATGGGTTGGGGGAAATGCAGGGGCAGTTCAGTGATTTGCGTGggggttttcactgaccagaagGAAATCCTCAGGGTTTCTAAAGCTGTTGCATGGAGATCGCTGTGTTTTGTAGGAGAAGTTTCGttgctttgatttgttttaaacgGTTGCAATAGATTTTGTAAGTAGAAAAATGGTACAATAGTGGAAGcggtcagggggcggggcggggcagggagagagcagcTGAGCTGGGCTCGTTTCATTGCATTTCAtcataaggctttttttttttttatggagatTTTCCTTTTGGTCTCAGTTTGAATGTCAGCTGTTTGAAACCCAGCAAACCGATTTTCCTGCATGTTGCGCTAGCTGAGGTGACGGGGGGCACTGAACGCCTGTTCCAGACTTAAAAGGTCATTTAAAATGTCTAATGCAACCGGGCTCCGGTGCTGATATGGGGTTGTGGTGGACTGGTCGGGGGCACAATTAAGGAATCTTCCGGAGGGAAAGGGGGATTGAAAGCTTGTGTTTGTAGCAGGTCACATTGAATGCAGTGGCAATGTGCAAAGTTCCCTTGTTGCATCTGCAGCCTTTCACCCCTTTGCTCAGTGTGCAGCTGAGCAGGAGAGAAACTTCCTGTACCTTGTTGGCATATCAAAGGGCTTTGTTGTTAGCGCcggctttgttttttaaattgaaattattATATAAGGTTGCTGCATTTTGGCTACttccgaccccccccctccccccccgttgtGTGCGGGTTTCTCTGAGTAGCTTTGAGTGAATGAACTGGCAAGTTGTAAAGTTGCACCGAGCCGCCTCTCCTCTGCCCCTTTTGCATCTTCCTCTGTCCCCTTTGCACCGGTCTGCAGATGACAAAAAGGGGAAAACTTCCACTACTTTTGTTGACATATTAAGAGGGCTTTCTGGAGCGATTAAGGTATCAAGCGTTGCATATGTGTACAGTGTATTGGTTGGGTTACTCTGTGTTGGGTTCTTTGAAGCAGTTTGAAGAGCTTGCAATGTGTGAAGCTGCACAGACACCCCTTTGCATCTCTCCTGTACCTTTCTGGcgtgttttgttttcttacagAGCATAGGGTTAAAACAGAAAACTTTGCATGTGTGTGCAtagactgttttttgttttgtctgagTGGTTTAAGCAGCATTAAGGGAGTGAAATGTATTTCTCCAAATTTGCACAGTGCTCCCTGCATTCCTTAGGCTTTTTAATGATTATGggctttacttttttttaattggtagGAAGACTGTTGTATGAACAATTCATGTCTAAATGTATTTCCTCCTGTTTTAACTAGTTGCTTATTTTTGATTTTTGATTTTCTTTCAGGTGTTGggagaagtctctctctctctctctctctcagtggaaACACACTCAAACCTCCCTCTAAATAACAGCCCAACCAAGGAATCAGTAAAAGGAACCCAATAATGCCAGGGATGGTCAGTAAAAACCCAGACCTCGAGTTTGACTCCTTGCAGCCCTGCTTCTATCCAGATGAAGATGATTTCTATTTGTGCGGTCCGGACTCTGCTCCCCCAGGGGAGGACATCTGGAAAAAGTTTGAACTGCTGCCTACCCCTCCTCTGTCTCCCAGCCGGGCAGGACTTCAGGAGAACCCCCCGGGAGGGGCCCCACTGCTATGGGGAGGGGTGGCTCTAGGGGGATTCCAAACCCGTGATCCTCTGGACTGGGCatctgaactgctgctgctgccctctgaGGCCGACCTTTGGGGaagcacggatggaggagacttATTGGAGACAGGCTTTGGGGAGAACAACAACCTCAACTCCATCATCATCCAGGATTGTATGTGGAGCGGCTTTTCTGCCCGTGAGAAGCTGGAGAGGGCAGTGAGTGAGAAACTGCAGGGCAAAGTGGGAGCAGCAGTGGCACCAGGAACAGCTGGTGCATCCACCACCACTGCCAGCCCTGGGGGCACCAACAGCCAAGCAGAGCTCAACAACTCTGTGTCAGAGTGTGTGGATCCTGCAGTGGTGTTCCCCTTCCCCATCAACAAGAGGGAGCCAGtggcagcagccccagccccagcaacaGGGGGAATGGCTGGCATCCGGGTGAACATTAGTGGGAGCAGTGGGATCGCACAAGGGGCAGCAACTGCCACCCAGCGCAGCAGCTGCCATACAAGTGCTACCAGAGCAAACAGCAGCTCAGGAGATGATACTCTCAGTGACTCGGGTAAATACTCCACTCATCACAGATTTGTTAGCCTGTGTACATATCCCCAGAGGTATTGTGTGTGCATGGTTGCTCCACCCTCAAATACAGCTTTATGGGCAGCATCACCTTTATGATGCATCTCCCCTAACCAAAGGAATAAACAAAAAGAGTGAATTCATTGGGGCAGCCTTGCAAAAATTCAGTTCACTTAGGGTGAATGTTAGTTTCTGGTCAAGTAAACTAGCATTAGTTGTTTTTTATCATCATCTTGGTAAGGTGGGTGAGTAACGTTGTGCCTGGCTGGTACATTATCATGAACATTTTGTAAGGCTGCCTTAGGCTATTGGCAGTGAGAAAAAAGAAGGGgttgtctttctctctctttctatcttCACACTTTCCTTCCTGTAATCAAAATTAAGCTCAgtcttccctttccccacccccgtctcTGCACCCATGTAGTAAGGAGACCAAAGATAATAAATCCGTGATCCCAGGTCATGCCCCCTTTCTTTGTTTCTTGCATCTCAGTGagtcaataaaaaaaaagattggggGAAAGTTGGTGGCCATATGCCTTAGTGCTTGAGGAAGCCCCCTGCCTGGAAGCGcttgggcagagagagaggaggggtaaGTAAGGGCAGCTgaaacgggggagggggtggagctggggaagaACAAATATTGCACAATCAGTTCAGTGTAAAACATGACAGTGGTTGAGCCCTTAGGACATGGGAACCCCTGCTGTTGAAGAGAGGGGAGGCTAGGAGAGAGTCCACCACCATCAGATTCAGAAGACGTCAGATAGATGTATGGTGCCACTAAAGTTAGTCTGGAAGAGGAGAAGCTTGAAAAATCCCAGACCACTCTCATTTGCTTTTCTTTATTGATAAAAACATAACCAAGAACAAAACCCGTAGCTGTCCAAGTGGGTGCGTGTGTTTTACTCCCTTCCATTTCTAACTGGTATATGGATTTGCCAGTAGGTGGCAGCATGCTTGTCCTAGGACATTACCTTTTGGAAAGGATTCCTTGAAGGAGACCCTTTGGCAAGCAGCTGATGGTAAAGCAGACAGTGGTATATAACTAAAGGGCATCCTATCCTGGACATGTTTATAATTAACAGCTGCTGGATGAACTttgagtgggtttttttaatcttctccCATGCCAAAGCGTACCGTGTGGTTAATCTCAAAATTCATTCATGTGGCCAAATAAAATGCAGTTTATGCAGAATGTATTGTGTAAATAGTGCATTGACCATATGGTAAAAGTGTTTTTAGTATAAAATCATCCTGCCTTGTACATGGTTTTGAAATGGCTAGGCAGTCCAATAATTTAGCGGGGAAGTGTTTGATTTTGGGTCTTTGGATTAAGACAGGCAGAGGAAAATTTAGATGTAAAAAATTCCTCTcatgtaaaaaaaaccccatctgTAGTTGCAGAGAAGCCCAATTCAGTTGTAAACACAGTTTCTCTCATGTAAATGAGTAGATCCATATGACCATCATCATAAACTTGATGATAAGCCTCCTGTTTCAAAAGGCTCACTGTCCCTTTAATGTCTGTGCCTTGACAGCTTTCTGTGAGGAAGCACTTCCTCCCAACAGCTGTCTTCTTGGCAGTAAACCAAAACATTGGCTTAAAGGGACTCTCAGACTGGAACAGCTTCACATTCTGCATCAGAACAAATCCAGCAATTGTTTAGTTTTCCGGCTCCTTTTTGATCAAGCAAGGGAGGTGTTGTGATTATGAGTGTGTGTGCTCACATACATGTATGTTCTGTACTCCAGTTTGTTGGTTAAAGTATAAATTAGGGCATTTTCTCAAATACTGTTTCCTCTAGTGTGTTTATTTGGGTTGCACCTTTATGGATTCTCCTATTGTACAGCTTAAAAGTGCAGAAAACTATCTGTTCTTAGGGTTATAATTTTAATTTAGCAGAGATACCCACTTATTGTGTCCAGATCTGAGTGTATGCATGGTGTGTATATATTTATCTAGCTCCATCTATCTGCAGATAGTTAGTATATGCACCCTATTTTTATCCTCATATTTGTGCATATTTTGAACACTTAAATACTTATGGGTTGCCGTTTGTCCTGAGAATTCACACAGATATGTTACTAGTTTTTAAATTTCAAGGTCCTGTGTGA is a window encoding:
- the MYCN gene encoding N-myc proto-oncogene protein is translated as MPGMVSKNPDLEFDSLQPCFYPDEDDFYLCGPDSAPPGEDIWKKFELLPTPPLSPSRAGLQENPPGGAPLLWGGVALGGFQTRDPLDWASELLLLPSEADLWGSTDGGDLLETGFGENNNLNSIIIQDCMWSGFSAREKLERAVSEKLQGKVGAAVAPGTAGASTTTASPGGTNSQAELNNSVSECVDPAVVFPFPINKREPVAAAPAPATGGMAGIRVNISGSSGIAQGAATATQRSSCHTSATRANSSSGDDTLSDSDDDEEEDEEEEIDVVTVEKRRSSSNKAVTTLTITVRPKNATLASVRMQQNELILKRCAPIHQQHNYAAPSPYMESEDAPPQKKLKNEVPRPIKPMIQPKSKSSSPRNSDSEDSERRRNHNILERQRRNDLRSSFLTLRDHVPELVKNEKAAKVVILKKATDYVHSLQAEEHKLLLEKEKLQARQQQLLKKIEHTRTC